In Takifugu flavidus isolate HTHZ2018 chromosome 5, ASM371156v2, whole genome shotgun sequence, the following proteins share a genomic window:
- the LOC130526579 gene encoding ceramide transfer protein-like isoform X1 — MSEKSSSSGSDDDVDPESGHPVELGGILSKWTNYIHGWQDRWVVLKNNTLSYYKSEDEREYGCRGSLCLSKAVITPHEFDECRFDISVNDSLWYLRAEDPEHRLQWIESIELHKAESGYGSETSLRRHGSMLSLTSAASALSATSTSSFKKGHRLREKLAEMETFRDILCRQVDTLQKFFDSCADAVSKDEFQRDTVEEDEDEFLTTTRADGEHNHNNNGSKEKLFPPASPKGMNGIDFKGEAITFKATTAGILSTLSHCIELMVKREESWQKRLDKELEKRRRVEEAYKSAVNELKKKSHYGGPDYEEGPNSLINEDEFFDAVEAALDRQDKMEEQSQSDKVRVPRLTPVPAVDTYSIIGTHRFASKPHSHSSSLSSVELVSASDDIHRFSAQVEDMVQNHMTYSLQDVGGDANWQLVIEEGEMKVYRREVEENGIVLDPLKATHAVKGVTGHEVCHYFWDTAVRLDWETTIENFHVVEALSDNAIIVYQTHKRVWPASQRDVLYLSAIRKILATNENDPDTWLVCNFSVDHDKAAPTNRCVRAKINVAMICQTLVSPPEGDKEISRDNILCKITYVANVNPGGWAPASVLRAVAKREYPKFLKRFTSYVQEKTAGNPILF; from the exons ATGTCCGAAAAGAGTTCATCGTCCGGTTCGGATGATGATGTGGACCCGGAATCTGGGCATCCAGTGGAGCTGGGAGGCATTTTAAGCAAG TGGACTAACTATATACATGGATGGCAGGACCGATGGGTTGTGTTGAAAAATAACACTTTAAGCTACTACAAGTCTGAAGATGAGAGGGAATATGGCTGCAGGGGCTCTCTGTGCCTCAGTAAAGCTGTCATCACA CCTCATGAGTTTGACGAATGTCGGTTCGACATCAGCGTGAATGACAGCCTGTGGTACCTCAGAGCTGAAGACCCTGAGCACAGACTCCAGTGGATCGAGTCAATAGAGCTGCACAAG GCTGAGTCTGGTTATGGTTCCGAGACCAGCCTCAGACGTCATGGTTCCATGTTGTCTCTTACATCAGCAGCTAGTGCCTTATCTGCCACATCCACATCCTCCttcaag AAGGGCCACAGGTTGCGAGAGAAGTTGGCAGAAATGGAAACCTTTCGGGACATCCTGTGCAGACAGGTTGACACCCTGCAGAAGTTCTTCGACTCCTGTGCGGATGCCGTCTCCAAAGATGAATTTCAGAGGGACACAG tggaggaggatgaagatgaattTCTTACCACTACCAGGGCAGACGGAGAACACAATCACAACAACAATGGcagcaaagaaaaat TGTTTCCCCCAGCCAGTCCCAAAGGAATGAATGGGATCGACTTTAAGGGAGAAGCCATCACCTTCAAGGCCACCACAGCAGGGATTCTCTCTACTTTGTCCCACTGCATTGAACTGATGGTCAAACGAGAGGAAAGCTGGCAGAAGAGACTTGACAAG GAGCTAGAGAAGAGGCGGAGAGTGGAGGAGGCATACAAGTCTGCTGTAAATGAACTCAAGAAGAAGTCACACTACGGCGGTCCAGACTATGAG GAGGGGCCCAACAGCCTGATCAACGAGGATGAATTCTTTGATGCAGTGGAAGCTGCACTGGACCGGCAGGACAAGATGGAGGAGCAG TCCCAGTCAGATAAAGTCCGGGTGCCCCGCCTGACGCCAGTCCCTGCTGTGGACACGTACTCCATCATCGGTACACATCGCTTCGCCAGCAAG CCTCATAGCCATTCCTCTTCCCTGTCCTCCGTTGAGCTAGTCAGTGCTTCAGATGACATTCACAGATTCAGCGCTCAG GTGGAGGACATGGTGCAGAATCACATGACCTACTCCCTTCAGGACGTGGGTGGAGATGCCAACTGGCAGCTGGTAATAGAAGAAGGTGAAATGAAG GtgtacaggagggaggtggaggagaacggTATTGTACTGGATCCTCTCAAAgccacacatgctgtgaagggcGTGACGGGTCACGAGGTCTGCCACTACTTCTGGGACACGGCTGTCCGCTTAGACTGGGAGA CCACTATTGAAAATTTCCACGTTGTGGAAGCGCTCTCCGATAACGCCATCATCGTGTACCAGACACACAAG AGAGTATGGCCTGCCTCTCAAAGAGATGTGCTCTATCTGTCGGCCATCAGGAAGATCTTGGcaacaaatgaaaatgatccCGACACATGGCTGGTCTGCAATTTCTCCGTGGACCACGACAAAGCTGCT CCCACGAATCGATGCGTCCGTGCCAAAATCAATGTCGCTATGATCTGCCAAACGCTGGTCAGCCCGCCAGAAGGGGACAAAGAGATCAGCAGAGACAACATACTTTGCAAGATCACCTACGTTGCCAATG taAACCCAGGAGGCTGGGCTCCAGCATCAGTCCTGAGAGCTGTTGCCAAAAGAGAATATCCCAAGTTTCTCAAGCGCTTCACCTCCTACGTCCAAGAGAAAACTGCTGGGAACCCCATCCTCTTCTGA
- the LOC130526579 gene encoding ceramide transfer protein-like isoform X2, whose product MSEKSSSSGSDDDVDPESGHPVELGGILSKWTNYIHGWQDRWVVLKNNTLSYYKSEDEREYGCRGSLCLSKAVITPHEFDECRFDISVNDSLWYLRAEDPEHRLQWIESIELHKAESGYGSETSLRRHGSMLSLTSAASALSATSTSSFKKGHRLREKLAEMETFRDILCRQVDTLQKFFDSCADAVSKDEFQRDTVEEDEDEFLTTTRADGEHNHNNNGSKEKLFPPASPKGMNGIDFKGEAITFKATTAGILSTLSHCIELMVKREESWQKRLDKELEKRRRVEEAYKSAVNELKKKSHYGGPDYEEGPNSLINEDEFFDAVEAALDRQDKMEEQSQSDKVRVPRLTPVPAVDTYSIIGTHRFASKVEDMVQNHMTYSLQDVGGDANWQLVIEEGEMKVYRREVEENGIVLDPLKATHAVKGVTGHEVCHYFWDTAVRLDWETTIENFHVVEALSDNAIIVYQTHKRVWPASQRDVLYLSAIRKILATNENDPDTWLVCNFSVDHDKAAPTNRCVRAKINVAMICQTLVSPPEGDKEISRDNILCKITYVANVNPGGWAPASVLRAVAKREYPKFLKRFTSYVQEKTAGNPILF is encoded by the exons ATGTCCGAAAAGAGTTCATCGTCCGGTTCGGATGATGATGTGGACCCGGAATCTGGGCATCCAGTGGAGCTGGGAGGCATTTTAAGCAAG TGGACTAACTATATACATGGATGGCAGGACCGATGGGTTGTGTTGAAAAATAACACTTTAAGCTACTACAAGTCTGAAGATGAGAGGGAATATGGCTGCAGGGGCTCTCTGTGCCTCAGTAAAGCTGTCATCACA CCTCATGAGTTTGACGAATGTCGGTTCGACATCAGCGTGAATGACAGCCTGTGGTACCTCAGAGCTGAAGACCCTGAGCACAGACTCCAGTGGATCGAGTCAATAGAGCTGCACAAG GCTGAGTCTGGTTATGGTTCCGAGACCAGCCTCAGACGTCATGGTTCCATGTTGTCTCTTACATCAGCAGCTAGTGCCTTATCTGCCACATCCACATCCTCCttcaag AAGGGCCACAGGTTGCGAGAGAAGTTGGCAGAAATGGAAACCTTTCGGGACATCCTGTGCAGACAGGTTGACACCCTGCAGAAGTTCTTCGACTCCTGTGCGGATGCCGTCTCCAAAGATGAATTTCAGAGGGACACAG tggaggaggatgaagatgaattTCTTACCACTACCAGGGCAGACGGAGAACACAATCACAACAACAATGGcagcaaagaaaaat TGTTTCCCCCAGCCAGTCCCAAAGGAATGAATGGGATCGACTTTAAGGGAGAAGCCATCACCTTCAAGGCCACCACAGCAGGGATTCTCTCTACTTTGTCCCACTGCATTGAACTGATGGTCAAACGAGAGGAAAGCTGGCAGAAGAGACTTGACAAG GAGCTAGAGAAGAGGCGGAGAGTGGAGGAGGCATACAAGTCTGCTGTAAATGAACTCAAGAAGAAGTCACACTACGGCGGTCCAGACTATGAG GAGGGGCCCAACAGCCTGATCAACGAGGATGAATTCTTTGATGCAGTGGAAGCTGCACTGGACCGGCAGGACAAGATGGAGGAGCAG TCCCAGTCAGATAAAGTCCGGGTGCCCCGCCTGACGCCAGTCCCTGCTGTGGACACGTACTCCATCATCGGTACACATCGCTTCGCCAGCAAG GTGGAGGACATGGTGCAGAATCACATGACCTACTCCCTTCAGGACGTGGGTGGAGATGCCAACTGGCAGCTGGTAATAGAAGAAGGTGAAATGAAG GtgtacaggagggaggtggaggagaacggTATTGTACTGGATCCTCTCAAAgccacacatgctgtgaagggcGTGACGGGTCACGAGGTCTGCCACTACTTCTGGGACACGGCTGTCCGCTTAGACTGGGAGA CCACTATTGAAAATTTCCACGTTGTGGAAGCGCTCTCCGATAACGCCATCATCGTGTACCAGACACACAAG AGAGTATGGCCTGCCTCTCAAAGAGATGTGCTCTATCTGTCGGCCATCAGGAAGATCTTGGcaacaaatgaaaatgatccCGACACATGGCTGGTCTGCAATTTCTCCGTGGACCACGACAAAGCTGCT CCCACGAATCGATGCGTCCGTGCCAAAATCAATGTCGCTATGATCTGCCAAACGCTGGTCAGCCCGCCAGAAGGGGACAAAGAGATCAGCAGAGACAACATACTTTGCAAGATCACCTACGTTGCCAATG taAACCCAGGAGGCTGGGCTCCAGCATCAGTCCTGAGAGCTGTTGCCAAAAGAGAATATCCCAAGTTTCTCAAGCGCTTCACCTCCTACGTCCAAGAGAAAACTGCTGGGAACCCCATCCTCTTCTGA
- the LOC130526579 gene encoding ceramide transfer protein-like isoform X3 produces the protein MDAGHTRGQDAKISQIRAESGYGSETSLRRHGSMLSLTSAASALSATSTSSFKKGHRLREKLAEMETFRDILCRQVDTLQKFFDSCADAVSKDEFQRDTVEEDEDEFLTTTRADGEHNHNNNGSKEKLFPPASPKGMNGIDFKGEAITFKATTAGILSTLSHCIELMVKREESWQKRLDKELEKRRRVEEAYKSAVNELKKKSHYGGPDYEEGPNSLINEDEFFDAVEAALDRQDKMEEQSQSDKVRVPRLTPVPAVDTYSIIGTHRFASKPHSHSSSLSSVELVSASDDIHRFSAQVEDMVQNHMTYSLQDVGGDANWQLVIEEGEMKVYRREVEENGIVLDPLKATHAVKGVTGHEVCHYFWDTAVRLDWETTIENFHVVEALSDNAIIVYQTHKRVWPASQRDVLYLSAIRKILATNENDPDTWLVCNFSVDHDKAAPTNRCVRAKINVAMICQTLVSPPEGDKEISRDNILCKITYVANVNPGGWAPASVLRAVAKREYPKFLKRFTSYVQEKTAGNPILF, from the exons ATGGACGCTGGACACACACGTGGACAGGATGCAAAGATTTCCCAAATCAGG GCTGAGTCTGGTTATGGTTCCGAGACCAGCCTCAGACGTCATGGTTCCATGTTGTCTCTTACATCAGCAGCTAGTGCCTTATCTGCCACATCCACATCCTCCttcaag AAGGGCCACAGGTTGCGAGAGAAGTTGGCAGAAATGGAAACCTTTCGGGACATCCTGTGCAGACAGGTTGACACCCTGCAGAAGTTCTTCGACTCCTGTGCGGATGCCGTCTCCAAAGATGAATTTCAGAGGGACACAG tggaggaggatgaagatgaattTCTTACCACTACCAGGGCAGACGGAGAACACAATCACAACAACAATGGcagcaaagaaaaat TGTTTCCCCCAGCCAGTCCCAAAGGAATGAATGGGATCGACTTTAAGGGAGAAGCCATCACCTTCAAGGCCACCACAGCAGGGATTCTCTCTACTTTGTCCCACTGCATTGAACTGATGGTCAAACGAGAGGAAAGCTGGCAGAAGAGACTTGACAAG GAGCTAGAGAAGAGGCGGAGAGTGGAGGAGGCATACAAGTCTGCTGTAAATGAACTCAAGAAGAAGTCACACTACGGCGGTCCAGACTATGAG GAGGGGCCCAACAGCCTGATCAACGAGGATGAATTCTTTGATGCAGTGGAAGCTGCACTGGACCGGCAGGACAAGATGGAGGAGCAG TCCCAGTCAGATAAAGTCCGGGTGCCCCGCCTGACGCCAGTCCCTGCTGTGGACACGTACTCCATCATCGGTACACATCGCTTCGCCAGCAAG CCTCATAGCCATTCCTCTTCCCTGTCCTCCGTTGAGCTAGTCAGTGCTTCAGATGACATTCACAGATTCAGCGCTCAG GTGGAGGACATGGTGCAGAATCACATGACCTACTCCCTTCAGGACGTGGGTGGAGATGCCAACTGGCAGCTGGTAATAGAAGAAGGTGAAATGAAG GtgtacaggagggaggtggaggagaacggTATTGTACTGGATCCTCTCAAAgccacacatgctgtgaagggcGTGACGGGTCACGAGGTCTGCCACTACTTCTGGGACACGGCTGTCCGCTTAGACTGGGAGA CCACTATTGAAAATTTCCACGTTGTGGAAGCGCTCTCCGATAACGCCATCATCGTGTACCAGACACACAAG AGAGTATGGCCTGCCTCTCAAAGAGATGTGCTCTATCTGTCGGCCATCAGGAAGATCTTGGcaacaaatgaaaatgatccCGACACATGGCTGGTCTGCAATTTCTCCGTGGACCACGACAAAGCTGCT CCCACGAATCGATGCGTCCGTGCCAAAATCAATGTCGCTATGATCTGCCAAACGCTGGTCAGCCCGCCAGAAGGGGACAAAGAGATCAGCAGAGACAACATACTTTGCAAGATCACCTACGTTGCCAATG taAACCCAGGAGGCTGGGCTCCAGCATCAGTCCTGAGAGCTGTTGCCAAAAGAGAATATCCCAAGTTTCTCAAGCGCTTCACCTCCTACGTCCAAGAGAAAACTGCTGGGAACCCCATCCTCTTCTGA
- the pip5k1bb gene encoding phosphatidylinositol 4-phosphate 5-kinase type-1 beta isoform X2 has product MSTTADGVGAPWSTSREKTYKKTTSSALKGAIQLGIGYTVGNLTSKPDRDVLMQDFYVVESVFLPSEGSNLTPAHHYPDFRFKTYAPLAFRYFRDLFGIKPDDYLYSLVNEPLIELTNPGASGSLFYLTSDDEFIIKTVQHKEAKFLQRLLPGYYMNLNQNPRTLLPKFYGLYCIQSGGINIRLVVMNNVLPRCVKMHHKYDLKGSTYKRRASRKEREKACPTFKDLDFQDMHEEGLYFDTETYNNLMKTLQRDCRVLESFKIMDYSLLLGVHVLDQSHRERGEPAQAGGDSKRPVGQRVLYSTAMESIQGDGKAAEALTTDDTMGGIPARTYREDKLLIYLGIIDILQSYRFMKKLEHSWKALVYDGDSVSVHRPGFYASRFLKFMSTRVFRKNQSIRFSPSKRTRTSIPALKSSSQEILSSLADERSREDRKGRLGGAYSLASLDGRVFGSYLRPDLVPAHPGYYDGSSTGTISNSSVFVNVDNQTEDRDDVASNSTFTLEDSAICLTSEQSTVDADIDRDDGSVLDVYL; this is encoded by the exons ATGTCGACCACAGCAGACGGGGTGGGGGCTCCGTGGAGCACGAGCAGagaaaaaacatacaaaaag ACCACGTCATCGGCCTTGAAGGGTGCCATTCAGCTCGGTATTGGCTACACAGTGGGCAACCTCACCTCCAAGCCCGACAGAGATGTGCTTATGCAAGACTTCTACGTGGTGGAGAGCGTCTTTCTGCCCAG CGAGGGAAGCAACCTGACCCCGGCACACCACTACCCCGACTTCCGCTTCAAGACCTACGCTCCCCTGGCTTTCCGCTACTTCAGAGATCTGTTTGGCATTAAACCAGATGATTACCTG TACTCTTTGGTAAATGAGCCCCTGATCGAGCTGACCAACCCGGGGGCCAGCGGATCTCTTTTCTACCTGACCAGCGATGACGAATTCATCATCAAAACCGTCCAGCACAAGGAGGCCAAGTTTCTCCAGAGGTTACTGCCTGGCTACTACATG AACCTGAACCAAAACCCACGCACGCTGCTGCCCAAGTTCTACGGCCTGTACTGCATCCAGTCCGGAGGCATCAACATCCGACTGGTGGTGATGAACAACGTGCTGCCGCGCTGCGTCAAAATGCACCACAAATATGACCTGAAGGGATCCACCTACAAGAGAAGGGCTtccaggaaggagagggagaaggctTGTCCCACGTTCAAAGACCTGGACTTCCAGGACATGCACGAAGAAGGGCTTTACTTCGACACGGAGACTTACAACAACCTGATGAAGACCCTCCAGAGAGACTGTCGG GTGCTGGAGAGCTTTAAGATCATGGACTACAGCCTCCTGCTGGGCGTTCACGTCCTGGACCAGAGCCACCGAGAGCGGGGAGAGCCCGCTCAGGCTGGGGGGGACAGCAAGAGACCCGTGGGCCAGAGGGTGCTCTACTCCACCGCCATGGAGTCCATCCAGGGAGACGGGAAGGCCGCCGAAGCCCTCACCACAGACGACAC GATGGGTGGCATCCCTGCCAGAACATACAGGGAAGACAAACTGCTCATCTACCTCGGCATCATAGACATCCTCCAGTCCTATAG GTTCATGAAAAAGTTGGAGCACTCCTGGAAGGCCTTGGTGTACGACGGC GACTCCGTCTCGGTGCACCGGCCGGGGTTTTACGCCAGCCGCTTCCTCAAGTTTATGAGCACGAGGGTCTTCAGGAAGAATCAGT CGATTCGATTTTCCCCTTCAAAGAGGACCCGCACTTCCATCCCGGCTCTGAAGTCGTCCTCACAGGAGATCCTTTCATCGCTggcagatgagaggagcagggaggacaggaaaggCAGGCTGGGGGGGGCCTACAGTCTGGCCAGTCTGGATGGAAGAG TGTTTGGATCGTACCTGCGCCCCGACCTGGTCCCCGCACACCCGGGTTACTACGACGGCTCCTCCACAGGAACCATATCCAACTCTTCTGTCTTCGTCAACGTGGACAACCAGACGGAGGACAG GGACGACGTGGCGTCCAACTCCACGTTCACCCTGGAGGACAGCGCTATCTGTCTGACATCGGAGCAGAGCACCGTGGACGCGGACATCGATCGCGACGACGGCTCCGTTCTCGACGTCTACTTG TGA
- the pip5k1bb gene encoding phosphatidylinositol 4-phosphate 5-kinase type-1 beta isoform X1, translating into MSTTADGVGAPWSTSREKTYKKTTSSALKGAIQLGIGYTVGNLTSKPDRDVLMQDFYVVESVFLPSEGSNLTPAHHYPDFRFKTYAPLAFRYFRDLFGIKPDDYLYSLVNEPLIELTNPGASGSLFYLTSDDEFIIKTVQHKEAKFLQRLLPGYYMNLNQNPRTLLPKFYGLYCIQSGGINIRLVVMNNVLPRCVKMHHKYDLKGSTYKRRASRKEREKACPTFKDLDFQDMHEEGLYFDTETYNNLMKTLQRDCRVLESFKIMDYSLLLGVHVLDQSHRERGEPAQAGGDSKRPVGQRVLYSTAMESIQGDGKAAEALTTDDTMGGIPARTYREDKLLIYLGIIDILQSYRFMKKLEHSWKALVYDGDSVSVHRPGFYASRFLKFMSTRVFRKNQSIRFSPSKRTRTSIPALKSSSQEILSSLADERSREDRKGRLGGAYSLASLDGRAVFGSYLRPDLVPAHPGYYDGSSTGTISNSSVFVNVDNQTEDRDDVASNSTFTLEDSAICLTSEQSTVDADIDRDDGSVLDVYL; encoded by the exons ATGTCGACCACAGCAGACGGGGTGGGGGCTCCGTGGAGCACGAGCAGagaaaaaacatacaaaaag ACCACGTCATCGGCCTTGAAGGGTGCCATTCAGCTCGGTATTGGCTACACAGTGGGCAACCTCACCTCCAAGCCCGACAGAGATGTGCTTATGCAAGACTTCTACGTGGTGGAGAGCGTCTTTCTGCCCAG CGAGGGAAGCAACCTGACCCCGGCACACCACTACCCCGACTTCCGCTTCAAGACCTACGCTCCCCTGGCTTTCCGCTACTTCAGAGATCTGTTTGGCATTAAACCAGATGATTACCTG TACTCTTTGGTAAATGAGCCCCTGATCGAGCTGACCAACCCGGGGGCCAGCGGATCTCTTTTCTACCTGACCAGCGATGACGAATTCATCATCAAAACCGTCCAGCACAAGGAGGCCAAGTTTCTCCAGAGGTTACTGCCTGGCTACTACATG AACCTGAACCAAAACCCACGCACGCTGCTGCCCAAGTTCTACGGCCTGTACTGCATCCAGTCCGGAGGCATCAACATCCGACTGGTGGTGATGAACAACGTGCTGCCGCGCTGCGTCAAAATGCACCACAAATATGACCTGAAGGGATCCACCTACAAGAGAAGGGCTtccaggaaggagagggagaaggctTGTCCCACGTTCAAAGACCTGGACTTCCAGGACATGCACGAAGAAGGGCTTTACTTCGACACGGAGACTTACAACAACCTGATGAAGACCCTCCAGAGAGACTGTCGG GTGCTGGAGAGCTTTAAGATCATGGACTACAGCCTCCTGCTGGGCGTTCACGTCCTGGACCAGAGCCACCGAGAGCGGGGAGAGCCCGCTCAGGCTGGGGGGGACAGCAAGAGACCCGTGGGCCAGAGGGTGCTCTACTCCACCGCCATGGAGTCCATCCAGGGAGACGGGAAGGCCGCCGAAGCCCTCACCACAGACGACAC GATGGGTGGCATCCCTGCCAGAACATACAGGGAAGACAAACTGCTCATCTACCTCGGCATCATAGACATCCTCCAGTCCTATAG GTTCATGAAAAAGTTGGAGCACTCCTGGAAGGCCTTGGTGTACGACGGC GACTCCGTCTCGGTGCACCGGCCGGGGTTTTACGCCAGCCGCTTCCTCAAGTTTATGAGCACGAGGGTCTTCAGGAAGAATCAGT CGATTCGATTTTCCCCTTCAAAGAGGACCCGCACTTCCATCCCGGCTCTGAAGTCGTCCTCACAGGAGATCCTTTCATCGCTggcagatgagaggagcagggaggacaggaaaggCAGGCTGGGGGGGGCCTACAGTCTGGCCAGTCTGGATGGAAGAG CAGTGTTTGGATCGTACCTGCGCCCCGACCTGGTCCCCGCACACCCGGGTTACTACGACGGCTCCTCCACAGGAACCATATCCAACTCTTCTGTCTTCGTCAACGTGGACAACCAGACGGAGGACAG GGACGACGTGGCGTCCAACTCCACGTTCACCCTGGAGGACAGCGCTATCTGTCTGACATCGGAGCAGAGCACCGTGGACGCGGACATCGATCGCGACGACGGCTCCGTTCTCGACGTCTACTTG TGA
- the LOC130526584 gene encoding uncharacterized protein LOC130526584 isoform X2, which yields MSDNLSDKSLRTFYCRDLGCANGLSAVFCGEDSLLEVNQTIGHCSGPPELNQICQQDSRVYATTTENNCDFEGVNPYLPTSECTDLDPCNWSDVTTLPSPLYNNNGTDIGAGGNYTLGVTNGTLSPGEPPPGNTQAVYWAIGGIVVVVAVVVLIYFFIYRPLKKICENNNWINGRKRNKTNRIPSNHDWYEENKLAMATMEPFLSLKVTLKLSLSPLHPQVELDTIV from the exons ATGAGCG ACAATCTTTCAGATAAAAGCCTGAGGACTTTTTACTGCCGTGACCTAGGATGCGCCAATGGGCTCAGCGCTGTATTTTGTGGAGAGGACAGCCTGCTCGAAGTCAACCAAACCATTGGACATTGCAGCGGACCTCCAGAATTAAATCAAATCTGCCAGCAAGACTCTCGTGTCTATGCTACAACCACTGAAAATAACTGTGATTTTGAGGGAGTGAATCCGTACTTGCCGACCTCCGAGTGCACAG ACCTGGATCCCTGTAACTGGAGTGATG TTACTACTTTGCCATCACCGCTTTATAACAATAATGGAACAGATattggagctggaggaa ATTACACTTTAGGTGTCACCAATG GTACTCTATCACCTGGAGAACCTCCCCCTGGTAACACTCAGGCAGTATATTGGGCCATAG GTGgaatcgtcgtcgtcgtcgccGTCGTCGTCCTGATATATTTCTTCATTTACCGGCCTTTAAAGAAAATATGTGAAAACAACAACTGGATAAATGGGAGAAAACGAAACAAAACCAACAGGATTCCAAGTAATCATGAT TGGTACGAAGAAAACAAGTTGGCAATGGCAACAATGGAACCATTTCTGA GCCTGAAGGTGACCTTGAAGCTGAGTTTATCCCCCCTGCACCCTCAAGTGGAGCTTGACACAATAGTTTGA
- the LOC130526584 gene encoding uncharacterized protein LOC130526584 isoform X1, producing the protein MGFVTNWKQFNVFDRKPELPPLYKITVGSRDVVFRVLVPNMSDNLSDKSLRTFYCRDLGCANGLSAVFCGEDSLLEVNQTIGHCSGPPELNQICQQDSRVYATTTENNCDFEGVNPYLPTSECTDLDPCNWSDVTTLPSPLYNNNGTDIGAGGNYTLGVTNGTLSPGEPPPGNTQAVYWAIGGIVVVVAVVVLIYFFIYRPLKKICENNNWINGRKRNKTNRIPMVRRKQVGNGNNGTISEPEGDLEAEFIPPAPSSGA; encoded by the exons ATGGGTTTCGTGACTAATTGGAAACAATTTAATGTCTTTGATAGGAAACCCGAATTACCTCCACTTTATAAAATAACAGTGGGAAGCAGAGACGTCGTTTTCAGGGTCCTGGTGCCAAACATGAGCG ACAATCTTTCAGATAAAAGCCTGAGGACTTTTTACTGCCGTGACCTAGGATGCGCCAATGGGCTCAGCGCTGTATTTTGTGGAGAGGACAGCCTGCTCGAAGTCAACCAAACCATTGGACATTGCAGCGGACCTCCAGAATTAAATCAAATCTGCCAGCAAGACTCTCGTGTCTATGCTACAACCACTGAAAATAACTGTGATTTTGAGGGAGTGAATCCGTACTTGCCGACCTCCGAGTGCACAG ACCTGGATCCCTGTAACTGGAGTGATG TTACTACTTTGCCATCACCGCTTTATAACAATAATGGAACAGATattggagctggaggaa ATTACACTTTAGGTGTCACCAATG GTACTCTATCACCTGGAGAACCTCCCCCTGGTAACACTCAGGCAGTATATTGGGCCATAG GTGgaatcgtcgtcgtcgtcgccGTCGTCGTCCTGATATATTTCTTCATTTACCGGCCTTTAAAGAAAATATGTGAAAACAACAACTGGATAAATGGGAGAAAACGAAACAAAACCAACAGGATTCCAA TGGTACGAAGAAAACAAGTTGGCAATGGCAACAATGGAACCATTTCTGA GCCTGAAGGTGACCTTGAAGCTGAGTTTATCCCCCCTGCACCCTCAAGTGGAGCTTGA